aacgccaaaattccaatttcgccaattcaagactaaatctactctgtacctccaaaacacattccgatcacgctcttaagacCCAAATCAAgtctcgaagctatccgaaccatcagaactcacatccgagctcttTAACACATAATTctacatctggttgacttttccaacttaaacttactcaaaagagactaagtctctcaaaccttaccaaaacatcTCCGAACCAGGGCCAATCAACCCAATAacatataatacagctgaacaaaataataagaagaagaaatgggaaaaaataagcgataactcatgaaacgaccgatcgggtcgttacacaatcATAAAGTTAAAAAAAAGAGGTACCAACAAAACCAATGTAGAATATAGCAgatctaaaataaaagaaaaataaccaACCTGGATGTGAATCAAAAACTTGTATGATGTGATAATAGATCTAAGACGAGGATGATAAGAAGTCATAAGTTTATTATTGATCTTGGTTTGAAGAGAAGAATTCCATTGGATTGGAGAGAAAATATGTGTTTGTGTTGTGTTAGATTTTAGTTCAGAAGAAAGTAAAAAGGGGAACTGATAGGGTTGGGgttggttggggggggggggggttcagcCTGGAGTTCTTGCAAATTCTTGACCTAAACCTTTcgatattttattttctaaaaaaaattgaaacgtTTATTGGAAATAGAGATTTCAAAATTAATTCAATTCTTTAAAATCTATCCAGAAAATTAGGACCTCAATAACTTAACTCCTCCTATAATCAACCCCCTCACACTTCCTCAAAATCATCTTTTAATTACATTCATTCCTTAAATCATGTTTAATTTGCCCCACATAATAAATTTTACCTCATGTATTAAGTGTGTGTCtatgtataatatatattatGTATTTTGAAGACAAAGTATATAATATTATTATACCTAAAAATATATGAAATATTTCATTTATTTAGTCATATTAACTAGGTACAAAAATCTTCAAAACGCATGGTATATTCTATTTATCTACTTGGGTTTTagttataaaaataatatttactTTATTTAGATATCATCCAACATTTTTAGGATTCGATTTTATGGTATAATTGAGGAACTAGATGAAAATTTCTTTATATACATATTACTCCTATTTGTttaaagaagagagagaaaagtgaATAAGCAAAGCCCTTTTTCTTTAACGCTTAAGAGCCTGTTTGGAAAACCATCTTGAAAATGGATTTGAGCGTAATTACATAGTTTGACATATTTGTTTGGTCAAGTAATTATTTGGTGAGCATGAAATTGAGTGTAATTAGAGGGGTgtaattacactctccaattctcaaggggAGGTGAGAATTGGTAGTAATTACATTGTGTAATTACAAGGTTGCTTTTTAGTTTTTTTactatttgtttttattttaaattattttctttataattttttatttctgttattttaattttataattttatttttactttttaatttcttttgaaattttaaaatatattttttaatcttttatttctttatctttacttcttgtgattccatgtaattgcttataatttatttttttaattttttttttattattctattttttgaaacTATACCTCCTAATAGTAGAAATAACGAGTCACTAACAAAATTGACATATAATGAAAGTGGAATctcgttatttttttttttttgagaaataaagaaattttATTACCAATGACAATAAGTACAGATCgctagaagaaagaaaaagacaacTCATTTACTCCTAGTAACTAGGCTATTGGACAGAAGGCCCCAATGCCTAGCGTACTTCTCAACCCCTATCTCTTCTGCTCACTATGGATAGAAATTTAAGTCTGAGTCTACTGGCTAGCTTGTATTTCTTGCCTCCTCTCACAAACAGATCCTGCACCACCTCCTTGAGGATAGATATCACATTCCGCTGCTTGTTTTGGAATAGCCTTAGGTTCCTCTCTTGCCAAATGTAATACACCGCACCAGCTATTGTCATTCTAAAGATTTCATCAATTGAGTTCTTACCCTTCATTTCTGTAGTTTCCCAGTGAATCTCATCTTCCCATATCTTCACATGTTTATTAATACCTTGCCAGTTCAGCAGCCTTTGCCGGATTTCTTTTGAAAAAATGCGTTCAAAAAACAGGTGACTAGTCGTCTCATCTGCCCAACCACATAATACACATTCCTTCTTAACTTGCATTCCCCATCGTAATAATCTCTCCTTAGTAGTTAATCTGCCTTGAATTGCTAGATTTAATATGAAAACCCATCTAGGAGTGGCATAATTGTTACATACCAATTTCTTCCATGGAACTTTAGGTTGCACACCTCTCAGCTTCTGATACATCAATTTGATAGGGAAGTAATTCATTTCTTGTATGTCGTTCAGCTCCAATCCAGCCTCAATAATGTACTTCTTTGCCTTAGGATCGACAGGATCCAAGATGCCTGTTTTGCCTCAATCTCCCAAATATTCCTTCCTTTCCCATAGTAAATATGGATCCACTTTACCCATAATTTGtcctttttgtgcacagattccACAGCAATTTACTCACTGCAGCTTTGTTCCATGTTTCTATATGAATGACATTGAATCCTCCTGCAGTTTTTGAGCAACATACTTTCTCCCAGGCTAAAGGTGCTTTCTTTGTGACCTCTGCTTGCCCTGCCCATAAGAAACTTCTACATGCTGTCTCTATCATGTGTACTATCTTCTTAGGGAGTATAAAAACATGAGACCAGAAGGCTTGAATACAGAATAACACATTCTTAATTAATTGTAGCTTGCCTGCATAAGAAAGGTATTTTGCGGTCCATGAAGTTATTCTTCCAATCATCTTGTCCACCAGAGGGTAACATTGAGTAACTGACAGTCTCTTTGAACTCAGTGGTACCTCAAGGTACTTGATGGGCAACTCCCCTTTAGAGTATCCCAAAATATTCATGATTTCATTCTGCTCCTCCCTTCCAATGCCACCAAAAAATATAGAGCTCTTTTCAATATTTGCAATCAACCCAGAACACATAGAGAATTCAGAGAAACACCCGAATAATAGTTGTACAGAAATCACATCCCCTCTACAAAATAACAGTAGGTCATCTGCAAAACCTAGCTGAATtatttgaagttttgaacatttaGGGTGATAGTTGAAATCAGGATTATGCCTCAGAGTCCTCAAATGTCTATTAAGGTACTCCATCGTCAAAACAAAGAGGAAAGGGGATAATGGATCACCCTGTCTCGGGCCTTTCTTTGCAGGAAAAGGGGGACTTGGAATCCTGTTGATCAGAATGGAATAAGAGACATTGGTCATACAAATCATAATCCAGTCGACATATTTGGCAAGGAAGTTTAGTACTTGTTCTAAGAAAGTCCACTCCACCGAGTCATATGCTTTTTGCATATCTATATTCAACATGCATCTAGGTGAGACACTCTTTCTATCATATCCCTTAATTAGCTCATGGCTAAGAATGATATTGTCATAGATAACCCTCCCAGGGACGAAAGCAGATTGACTTTTGTCAATGAGATGATCTATGACACTTTGAAGTCTTTTTGTGAGCACTTTGGATATGATTTTGTACAAAACTGTACAATAGGAGATGGGTCTAAATTGTTTGATGGTAGATGGGCTCTTGACTTTTGGAATCAAGGTGACTGAGGTGCAGTTTGATGGTAGGTGCAGTTTATAGGCTTGTGCATGTCATTTGTTGAGAAAAAGTGTAATATTGCTTCAGTTATCTCCTCTCCTATTGTATTCCAAGCCTTCTTGCAAAATAGGCAGTTAAAACCATCGCACCCCGGTGCTTTCTGGTCATCAATGTCCCTCAATGCTTCCATTATCTCTTGCCTGGTCACGGGTTCTATCAATATCAGCTGCATGTCTCTATTCAAGATCTGACCTTCCTTCATTATCTCAGGATTTATGGCATGCAAATGATTTGCTGCTGATCCTAGCAATTGCTTATAGAAGCCTATTATTTCTTTCCTGATATCATCCTTTGTCTGCAGCATATCTCCATTGCTAGATACAagatttctaattttattttgtgCCATTCTACTTTTTGCTGAGGCAAAGAAATAAGCTGAGTTCGTGTCTCCTAATTGTAACCATTGGTTTCTTGATTTTTGCTTAGCTGCACTTTCCTCTGTATTCACTCATTTCTCCAGCTGCTCTCTTAATTTCTTTTCCTGATTTACCAAAATACTATGCTGATTGATGTCTTTCATTTGCTCTTGAACCTCTACTAGCTGTTTCCTAATGTTACATACTTTTTCTGAATTTCAATAATTTATGTATTAGGCAACTTCTTAAGTTCCTGCTTGACATTCTTCAATTTTTCCCAAACACTCTTCATGTAGTTCCCCTGTACAGGTTCCTGCCATCCTGCCTCTACCAAAGCAGTAAAGTCTTCATGTTCTGCAAGGTAATTGAAGAATCTGAAAGGTTTTGCCCCTCTTTTTGATTTATCCACCATTTTCGACACTCAAAGGGCTATGGTCAGAGAAAAGGGGCTCCAAACTACAACGTCCACTTGTGGAAAATTATTCATCCATTCTACATTTACCACACCCTATCTATCTTGTTGTAGATGTTGTTATTTGTCTATGTAAACTCCCTTCCCACACTTCTCAGTTTAGTCATATTGCAATTTCTCATAAATTCTCTAAAGTCTACCACTTCTGATTCATGTATTGGGTTGCCATTTATTCTATCATCTACTGATAATACTGCATTGAAGTCACCTATTACTAGCCAAGGCTCCTGCTGCAATCCACTGATTTTGTTAAGCCTATTCCATAAAGTCCTTCTATCACCAACATTATGAAGTCCATATGTTGTAGTGAAGCTGAAGTATATTCATTTATCTAGCCAGCAGAcccttccatatatatatattgagtaTGTACTGTTTCTAACTGGAAGCTAACTATGTTAGGGTTCCATAAGATCCATATCCTGCCTCGTTTCCCGGTGTTGTAGTTGTTGCTCCATTTCCATAAAGGTGCTATTCTATCaacaatcttctttgatgcttgTTCTGTAACTCTATGTTCAATTATAGCTATTATACTGACTTTATTCACCGTCAAAAACTCATTCATCTCCTTCTGCTTATACAGCTTATTCAAACCCCTAACATTCCAAGTGATTAGTTTCATGTAGGGATATGCAGGGATTGTGGATCGCCAGCCTTTCTACCCAAACTACTCTGTCTCGCTTCTATTACACTTTGAGGTCTACTACTTCGCTGAGTTGCTTTTTCTCCACCTAGTGGATCAAATCCATGTGCAGTATTTAAATTACTACAAGAAGCATCATGTGTTATGTTCTTTGTAGCAGATTTACTTTTAACTATTGTCCATCCTTTTTCATTTGCCTGTTCACAACTTGTTGCATTCTCATTCATCTTTCCAAGTGTAATCATTTGTTCTGTATTTGGAAGTTGATCTTGCTTCTCCTCAGGTTGTATCATGCCTCTTGGCTTCCACTATTGTTTAGGCCTTGGTAGTATCTGTTTTGTTTGCTTTGGTAGTAGTTTAAGTGGATTCTTATTTGCAATCTCCTTACATGAATGTCCAAGTCGCAGACAAGCACTGTAATACTCTGGTTTCCAGTCATAACACACCTCCTACCCAAAGCATTTTCCATTTGGGTCATGAACATTCACAGACACTGGAAGTTCCCTGGTTACATCCATCTCGCTCAACACCCTAGCATAGGATATACGATCTACTTTCGATGTGCATTCATCAGCATATAGTGGAATACCCAACCCACTCGCAATTCTGCTTAGTGATTTCATCCCCCAGCAATTTAGAGGTAGATTCGGAAATTTGACCCAAAGTGGTAGAGTTTTAAGCATTTCATCCTTAAAATTGAATTCAACTGACCAAGCTCTGATTATAATAGGTTTGTTATTTATGGTGTGAGGCCCAGAGTATAATACAGAGTTCCTCTCCTCAATACTATTAAATCAAATAAGAAAATATCCAGCATTATGAAAGTAAACCTTTGGTTTGGCAACAAAATTCCACTGAGCAGCAACAAAACGTTCAACAACCCCAATTTGTTGGGGAATCACCTACCACATAGAAGATAATTGCCTTGTTCCATTTCTCTGATTCTGCTTCCACTTCATCCCTATCCAGCTCAACTATTTTAACCCCGTCCTGAATTTTCTGTGCTATGAAATTTAAGGTCATCCCTTTTGCGGCGTATGTGTTAGCTCCAAGAGGTCCCGCCCACAATTTTGTGTCCGCCACAGGTTTTTCCAAATCCAATCGCCTTTGGGCGTGGGGTTGACCTTCAAATTTTTGGGTATTCGCCTTATCGTCATTTACTTGCGAACTTGAGCTAGGCTTAGCTGCGTTCACTTGCGCTTCTTTCCCTTCTGCTGCTGCATGCTCACTTGCTGCCGGTGTAGCAATCCCAACTGCTGGAGTTGGTAGTGATGGCCACTCCTCGGTTTGCTTTGGGGTTTTTCCCTCTGGGAGGGTAATACCTGGCTGATTTTTGTTAGTTGCTTCCGGAAACTTCGTGGCTAGTGTTATCCCCATGTTAATTGCCTTTTTCGGCCGTCCTCTGGCCATGATCGGCAAAAGCGCACGTTAGAAAACACCCCTAAAGTGCGCTGTTGGAGGAGGCAGAGCTTTTTATCCTAATATATTTTGTTATTGAATGTGGTTGTAAACTTATCGTGTTTCCTAATTTTAAGTTGTAGTGGAAGTTACTATTATTATGTTAGAATTTGATATAtgttaaattattatttatttattttgaattttgaattgtgTTATATTCATGGTTCCAATTTACTTGTTTAGTAGCATTGGTTGATATTGCATGTTGTTCATTTTTGAGGTAGAATTGATAGATTAGTTTTGTCAAATATTTAaatgttatgacattatatttataaatattaatttaattcATCAAACATGAATTTCACGATGTTcttataaagtatatataaattatttttacaatattagttataaatatatgattactaaTTAATGTGTATGCACGAAAAAATATACATCTTAAATACCAAACATGATatcatttatacttataaaaatttATAGGCATATGTTATAAttacttaatttaaaatttaatctaacTGTGTAATTACACTTGTGAAATCAAAATTATACTATGACAAACAAACAAATCATCGTAATTACACAACTGTGTAATTACTAGGTTGTATAATTACTACCCTAATAATTACACCAATTCCAATAAGGATAAAAAACAAATACCTTGATTTGTGGAATCAATTGTGtgtataatttttataatattttagaatttattttctttttagtctgtgCCAAAAAGATTGACCATTTTTCATATTTGGAAGtaatttatagtcacacaaaatatatgtatctCATGACACCGCTTGAGATAAGGTGCCTACGCCCCAAACTAGCGATACTTTTTTATTGATGGTGATATCAAGGACCTTATCTTGGATTTTACATTTATCGAAGAATCCTTAGGTAAACACCTTATTATTGAGCTTAAACATGGTGGTCAAGATATTTCTGTAACAAAATAGAACTGTTGAAATTAGAAGTTGTAGATAGTTGTACATTTCTGTATTTATGTAGTACCATTATAGAAGGTGATTAGTTAAGGAATTTAGCAAGTGATTAGTTATGTAAGTTAGTATAATAAGGGGTGTACAGTTCATTTACAGCTAAACAATTAACAGAAGAAATGGTTTTCTCATTTTCCAGTTTCTTTCCTTCTCTCTGTTCCTTCTCTTGCTCGAGCTCATCAATGGTGGAGCCTAGGGCTAGATTTCAATATGGTATAAGAGCCATGGTTCTTCGCGACTGAGCAACGAGCATTTCACCAGATCAACTTCATATGATTCTCTTCTACTCCACCTGCTCGTTGATCTCTTCTTCGCTTagtgtcacaacccggatttttcgccatcgggagtcgtgatggcacatactaatgagagctaggaaAGCCAACCGTTTGGACAAATTACCTTTTTTCCATTTTAATTCTTTAAAAAATGTGAATCAACAGTTTATAAACAGTGGAAATTAAACAagtggaagaaataattaaaccatTTAAATAATTCCAATACGATTTCTTAAACAAGAACTACCCAGAATTGGTcaacttcacagacggtctatgaatactacaaacaaagtctgaaaaataaataatacaatatTTCTGAAATACGTAAATGAAATAGGATGGAAGGAGACGTCAAGGCCTAcagacgcctacaggactacctcgagtcgcctgttggactgaaggcaacaatcttactgcggtccaaaagctacaacactaggatctgcacacagtgcagagtgtagtatcagcacaaccgaccccatgtgctggtaagtgtcgagcctaacctcggcgaagtagtaacgaggttAGGAGAAGACTACCAAcaaaacctatgcagttaaaacacacacacacacacacacacatatatatatatatatatatatatatatatatatatatgtctctCTCCTTAAAAAGAGGTTTTTCTATGTCTTTAATGGAATCTAATACTTCTAACCATGTCTGAAAAATACCTTTTGTTTTTCCATGTATAACTACATAATACTTAAACCTTTTGTCTTGATTTTTGTCTGTAAAATATTGACCCAAAGCGTTAAGTGCTGCTATAAAATATTTAGTGTCTTTCTTATTATATGATATCCATAAGTTATCAATTAAGCACCTTTGGGGTCTGTCTATGACACATTCTGGTAAAATTCTAAAAGACATATTAGAtggtggatatatatatatatatatatgtatatataacaagtaatgataaaggaaactagcagttaaagatgggaaggggacatgctgtgggggaatatcatttaccaagcataaagaacaatttaaaattcgcagcagaaagaataaggaaacagtaacaaatcaatatccactttatcctttattgttgcggcgcgcaacccgatctaaATCATAAaacactgttgcggtgtgcaaccttaTCCATATCATGTATCActattgcgacgtgcaacccgatccaactataatattgttgcagcgtgcaacccgatccaaatataatattattgcggcgtgcaacccgatcccaatatacaattcaacaccaatcacaaagagccccgacaagggaacaataagggaacaacaatatcccggcatgAGAATTAAAATATCATAATAAAATCAGGTAATAACAGAAAATctgtaaataaacgtaaaggacaacataactcaattatcagcaagattcaggaaaatcaagggcaagtgcacggcatcacccttcgtgcttttacactcttcctcacccaaacaataatcacaagaaataagggcaaggaaataaatgaaatcactataaaatcccggcaagggaacaatatcaaaaacatcaacatcccggcaagggagatagcatttaaaagcaataacatcctggcaaggaagacaatataataatcctcTTCTCTATTCCTTTTCacattcacttcacaacttgagccaatgctctataaggttcaatttcCAATTATACTTTCACGATTCATTTTACaacctgagccaacgctcttcattattaaaataccaatattacttccacaagccttgctcaacaatagaactCATCatataaggcatgaacaatacaaatggagtcacattaatcatagtataagacttacgggcatgcttgacaccaacgtatatatactcgtcaccatgcctatacgtcgttctcaacaaataacacatagcaaataggacacaactcctaatccctcaagctaaggttagaccaaatatttacctcgatgccacgaacacaattcaagcctcaactatcgctttaactcttgattccaccaccaatttgatCGTATCTAGTGACAAGTTACTAAActatataattaaatgctaaatgaatcaattccaagcatgaaaataggttttctaaagtttttcccaaaaagtaaaaaatcacccccggacccacatggtcaaaacccgagattcgaaccaaaagccaattatccattcccccacgaacccaaatatataatttattttgaaatcgaacctcaaatcgaggtccaaatccccaaaatttgaaaaacctaagttctaccctaaacacccaattcccccatgaaaacctttgattttgagttgaaatcatgtgaaaaaatgttaaagattgaaggaaactagttagaaacgacttacaatcgatttggagaagatttttctttgaaaaatcgtccAAGGGAGTTTATGTTCTgagaagatatgaaaaatggctgaaaatgcgtctaagtgttAATTAACTGGTCTCAGATGTCACACTTGCGACCAGGGCTCGCAATTGCTAACCCTTCAGAAATCTGGTATTCTCGCATTTACGACAAAAGTTCGTATTTGCAAACTCGTAATTGCGATTgggaggtcgcatttgcgacaaagggAGATGGCTGggcacttcgcatttgcgaaggaaggatcgcatttgcgatcagcccTGCCCAGGCctcctctcgcatttgcgagatctgcGAAGCCAGCAGGCCTGAAGCATACCAGATAAATTCTGCAACATCCTAAGTTAAaattccactccgtggcctatccaaaactcacccgagtcttcggggttccaaaccaaacatgcacaccaacctaaaaacatcatatgacttgctcgtgcattcaaatcaccaaaatgacatcaacaattatgaatttagcatcaaaatcatgaaatcacttaagaacatctcaatttttctcaaataaggcccgattcacgtcatttcaagtccgtttcttaccaaatttgacagactcaacttaaatcacatataagacctataccgagctccggaaccagaatacgggcctgataccataaAAGTTCAAACACATATCATTTccaaaaaactcataaatattctagaaaataatttttctttaaaaattcatttcttgggcttgggtcctcggaattcgattccgggcatacgcccaagtcccatatttttctacggacctaCCGGGATCGTTGGAGCACGGATCCGAgtttgtttgctc
The Nicotiana sylvestris chromosome 11, ASM39365v2, whole genome shotgun sequence DNA segment above includes these coding regions:
- the LOC138881981 gene encoding uncharacterized protein, with the protein product MNYFPIKLMYQKLRGVQPKVPWKKLVCNNYATPRWVFILNLAIQGRLTTKERLLRWGMQVKKECVLCGWADETTSHLFFERIFSKEIRQRLLNWQGINKHVKIWEDEIHWETTEMKGKNSIDEIFRMTIAGAVYYIWQERNLRLFQNKQRNVISILKEVVQDLFVRGGKKYKLASRLRLKFLSIVSRRDRG